The following DNA comes from Flavobacterium sp. N3904.
TAAAATTTATAAAAAAGACGGCTTCAATTGGGCAAATAAAGAAGTAGCACACTATCTGCAAGGAGAAAGAGTTGCTTTCTCGGATGCAATTACTTACAATTTGGTCGATGGTAAGATTGAAAAAACGAAACTAAAAAGCGAAGGCGAATTTGAGACAAAAATCAATAAATATTTTGGGCAAAAAAAAATTGCTATGCCTAATGTAAAAGAAGGTTCAATTATTGAATTTGAATATACAATACGGTCTGAAAATTTTGGATCATTACGAGATTGGTATTTTCAGACAAGCATTCCTGTAAATTATACAGAATATAAAGTTAAAACTCCAAAATTTTTAACTTTCAATAAGAGGTCAAAAGGATTTATTTACCCTAGACTTTCGTCAGAACCAACTTACAATCAAGAGACTTCTACCGTTTTTACATTAGAAAATGTTCCTGCGTTGAAAGAAGAGACTTTGGTTAATAATATTGATAATTATAAAGCAAGTGTTTCTTATGAGTTGGCATTGGTGAATATCCCAGGCTATGCTTACAAAGAATTTGCTACAGATTGGAACGCTGTAGTAAAAACCATATTTGAATATGATGATTTTGGTCCTGAACTTAATAAAACAGGTTATTTTGAAGATGATTTGAAGGCTGTTATTGCAGGTTTGTCAAAACAAGATGATATTATTGTTGCCGTTTTAAATTATGTGAAATCTACGGTGAAATGGAATGATTACAAGGGTTATTCTTGCAATGATGGGGTTAAACAAGCCTATAAAGATAAAACTGGAAATGTGGCTGAAATTAATTTAATGCTTACTGCAATGTTGCGTACTTCGGGGTTAAAGGCAAATCCCGTTTTATTGAGTACACGCGACAATGGGATTACATTATTTCCATCAAGTACAGCTTTTAACTATGTGATAGCGGCTGTTGAAACTCCCGAGGGTTTAATATTGTTGGATGCAACAAGTAAGTTTTCCACTCCAAACGTTTTGCCATTTGAAGATTTAAATTGGTTTGGAAGATTAATTAGAAAAGACGGTACATCAGAAGAAGTAGATTTGATGCCAAAAAAAGCTTCGAATGATAATATAACAATGAACTATGCAATTGATGCTACAGGAAAAATAACGGGAAAATTAAGAAGGCAAAGAACAGATCATAACGCCATGAAATTTAGATTGGAAGTAGAGAATGTAAAAGAAGATGATTATTTAGAGAAATTAGAAAACGAAAACGAAAAAATTGAAATCGCAGATTATAGAAGAACCAATGAGAAAGATGTTCAATTGCCGGTAACGGAAACTTGTTCTTTTTCGGGTACAAATTTATGTGAAATTATAGGCGAAAAAATGTATATCAGCCCGTTGTTGTTTTTTACCAAAGAACATAATCCTTTCAAACAGGAAACGAGAGAATATCCTGTTGATTATGGGTTTCCGTTTATAGATAAATACACTATAAATATTGATATTCCGGAAGGATATGTGGTGGAGTTACTTCCTAAATCGGCTCAATTTAATATGGAAGATGATTTAGGCAGTTTTAAATTCTTGTCCAATGCAGCGGGAAATAAAATTCAATTTTCGGTTTCTCACCAAATAAACACTCCTATTGTTTCCGCAGAATACTATTCGATGCTAAAAGAATATTATCAGGGAATGATTGCGAAAGAAACAGAGAAAATTATTCTAAAGAAAGTGTAGTTGATGAGAAATTTTAAAATAATTTTTAGCTTGTTATTTTTCTTTTTAACTATAAGCACGAATGCCCAAAACTTTGAATTAGGCAAAGTATCAGTTGCCGAATTAAAAGAAAAGCAGCACTCTAAAGATACAAGTGCTGTTGCTGCAATACTGTTTAAAAACGGGAAGACTACTTTTACTTATTCGGGAGACCGCGGTTTTACAGCAATCACCGAAGTAACGATGCGAATTAAAATCTACAAAAAAAAGGGGTACGACTGGGCCAATTTTTCAGTGCCTTATTATGTAGGATATGAGCATTACAATGATGATGTTGTTAAATTTTCCAATGCGGTTACTTATAACCTTGTAAATGGAGCAATTGAAAAGACAAAGCTGAATAGTGAAGGAAGCTTTAAAAAAAATGTAAATGAGTATTGGAATGAAGCTTCAATAACATTGCCAAATGTAAAAGAGGGTTCAATTATTGAATTTAAATATGTTCTAAAATCGGAAAACATAGTAAAGTTTCCAGTTTTTAATTTCCAGTATGAAATTCCGGTAAATAGTGCCGAATACATAACCAGTATACCTTATTTTTTTACATATAAACCCATTCGTATCGGTTATTTTGATCTAAAAGTAGATGCAAAAGTAGTGGATGGAAGCTTTAATTTTGAGGATAAAAACCATCAAACGGTGATGTTGAGTTTCAAACAAATCAGAAGCAAGTATACAGCAGAAAATATCCCTGCACTGGAAGAGGAAAGTTTTGTTGACAACATTCAAAATTACCGATCTTCTGTACATCATGAGCTTGAAAAAACAAATTTTCCAGATGAAAAGGAAAAAAATTATTCAAAGGATTGGGATGGAGTAACCAAGACCATTTATGCCGAGAAAGAATTTGGAAAAGAATTAGAGGAGCGGGACTTTTTTTTAGATAACATAAAAGCTATTTTAAAAGGCATTGATTCGAAAGAAGAAAGACTTAATGTCATTTTTAAATTTGTTCAAAATAAAATGAACTGGAACAATGAAAATGGCTATTATACCGATAAAGGAGTCAAACAAGCTTATATAAATCAAATTGGTAATGTTGCCGAAATCAATTTTATCCTCATTGCGATGCTAAAGTCAGCCGGGATAGAGGCAAGTCCAGTTTTGGTTAGCACTCTTGAACATGGAATTCCTGTTTTTCCCAATAGAACCGTTTTTAATTATGTAATTGCTGCGGCAAATATTGATGGGAAAGAAATTTTATTGGATGCTTCGCATAAATATACAACGCAAAATATTTTGCCACTAAATGTGCTGAATTGGACCGGACGTCTTATTAAACAAGAAGGAATTTCGCAAGAAATTGATTTAGTGCCTACAAAACCATCGGCTAAATATTATACTATAATGGTAAAAGTAGATAATGCTGGTAAAATAGAAGGAAAATATAGAGTTCAAAAGACAGATTATGAGGCCTATAGTTTTAGAGATAAATATGCTGAAATGAATACAGACAATTATCTTGAAAAAATTGAAAATGATCTCAATGGGATTAAAATTAAGGATTATACTATTGAGAATAAAAAAAGTGATTTAGACAAACCTGTTATAGAAACTTTTACTTTTGCATCTGATAATCATTGCGAAGTGATAGGTGAAAAATTATTCATCAATCCGATGTTGTTTTTTACTCAATCTCAGAATCCTTTTATACAGGAAGTAAGACAAATGCCTATTTATTTTGGTTATCCTACACAAGAAAGATATAATATAAGTTTTGAAATTCCAGAGGGATATGCTGTAGAATCGCTTCCTCAGCCAATGAAGATTTTTTCAGATGGAAAAGAGTTGTCTTTTTCAATCAATACAGTTTCTCAAGGGAACAGAGTTCAGATTTTAGTAACTAAGGAGATAAATATGGCTATAGTTTCTGCCGATTTTTATGGAGCAATTAAAGAATTTTATCAAAAAATGATTGACAAGCAAAACGAAAAAATTGTACTTAAAAAAATACAACCATGAACCTAAAAAATGCCCAGCTAGACGTTGATACTTGGATCAAAGAACACGGAGTTCGTTATTTTAACGAATTGACAAATATGGCACAACTTACCGAAGAAGTAGGCGAAGTAGCCCGAATTATAGCCCGTCGTTACGGTGAACAATCCGAAAAAGAAAGTGACAAAAACAAAGACCTTGGTGAAGAATTGGCCGATGTAGTTTTCGTAGTATTGTGTTTGGCTAATCAAACAGGAATCGATTTGCAATCTGCTTTTGACAAGAAGATGGATTTAAAATCTGTTAGAGACAAAGACCGCCACAAAAACAACGATAAACTAAAATAATGTTATAAGTCAGGGCAAAGTTTTGGTACGTCCTTTTTTTAAAATAAATTTGGCAAACACATCTATCAACTCATCCAAAATGAATTTACTGTTACAAACTTCCCAACTCGATTTACAAGACCAAATTGCAATTACTGGTTCTAAAAGCGAAACCAATCGACTTTTATTACTTCAGGCATTGTATCCAAATATTACTCTTGCCAATACTTCAAATTCTGATGATAGCGAGGTAATGCAAAAGGCTTTGGTAGGGAATGAAGAAATTGTAGATATTCATCATGCAGGAACAGCGATGCGTTTCTTAACAGCCTATTTTGCTGTAAACGAAGGTCGCGAAGTGGTATTAACAGGTTCACAAAGAATGACAGAACGCCCAATCAAAGTGTTGGTTGAAGCTTTACAGCAATTAGGTGCCCAGATTACTTATGAAAAAGAAGAAGGTTACCCGCCTATTCGAATCAAAGGACAAAAAATTACTGCTCATAAAGTAAGTATTCCTGCCAATGTGAGCAGTCAGTATATATCTGCATTGCTTTTGATAGCGCCAAAGTTGGAGAACGGAATCGAACTGACTTTGGTTGGTGAGATTACCTCGGTTCCCTATATCAAAATGACTTTGGCATTGTTGAATGACTTAGATATTCAAACCAGTTTTATTGGAAACATAATTAAAGTATATCCTAAGAAAGAAGTAACAACCAAAGTAATGACCGTAGAATCTGATTGGAGTTCGGCATCATACTTTTTTAGTTTAGCGGCGCTAGCAAAAACGGCTTCTATTTCTTTAACGAGTTACAAAGAAACCAGTTTACAAGGAGATTCAGCTTTGGTTGAAATTTACAAACAAATGGGAGTAACTTCACATTTCGATGGAGATAAATTGACTTTGACCAAACAGGAAGATTTTGTTTGTGCCGACTTGAATTTAGATTTAAATAATACTCCCGATATTGCACAAACGATTGTAGTTACTTGCCTTGGACTTGGAATCGGTTGTTATCTTACCGGTTTGCATACTTTAAAAATCAAAGAAACCGATAGGCTGGAAGCGCTTCGAATTGAATTGACAAAACTGGGAGCCAATATCTCGGTAACTAATGATAGTTTGACATTAATTGCTACAAAAAGCATCAATCCAGAGATCAGAATCGACACGTATAACGACCACAGGATGGCGATGGCATTTGCTCCATTAGGATTAAAAGTACCAATTATCATCAATAATGCTGATGTAGTGTCAAAATCCTATCCTGATTTTTGGGAAGATCTAAAAAAAATAGGCTTTTTAATGATTCAAAAATGGTCATTTACGTAGGCTTTTGTTCGGTTTCCTGTCAATTCATTATTATGTAGCGTCTAGGGCAAGAAAAATAAACACCTAAACACTTGACAACGCCTATCTCACAATCGTATATTTGCATCCGAAAGATTTTTAAGTTCAGTTTAAACAACTTGGAACTTGAAACTTTAAACTTTTAAACAAACAGCAAATGAAATTATCTCACTTTCAATTTAATTTACCAAAAGAACTTCTTGCAGAATATCCAGCCGAAAACAGAGACGAGTCTCGTTTGATGGTTATTGACCGCAAGAAACAAACGATAGAACATAAAATGTTTAAAGACGTTATCGATTATTTTGATGATGGTGATGTTTTGATTTTAAATAATACTAAAGTTTTTCCAGCTCGTTTGTATGGAAATAAAGAAAAAACTGGAGCGAGAATTGAAGTGTTTTTGCTTAGAGAACTAAACGCAGAACAAAGACTTTGGGATGTTTTGGTAGATCCAGCTCGTAAAATCAGAATCGGGAATAAATTATACTTCGGAGACGACGATTCTTTAGTTGCTGAGGTAATTGACAACACTACTTCTCGTGGTAGAACCTTGCGTTTCCTTTACGATGGTTCTTACGAAGAATTCAGAAATAAATTGACAGAACTAGGAGAAACTCCTATTCCTAAATATATTAGCCGTGACGTAACTCCAGAAGATGCTGAGCGTTACCAAACAATTTATGCCAAAGAAGAAGGTGCTGTGGCAGCTCCAACTGCTGGTTTGCACTTTTCTAAACATTTGTTGAAGAGATTAGAAATCAAAGGAATCAAATTTGCCGAAGTAACTCTTCACGTTGGTTTGGGAACTTTCAATCCTGTAGAGGTTGAGGATTTGTCTAAACATAAAATGGATTCTGAAGAGTTGAAAATTACTCAAGAAGCTTGTGATATTGTAAACGCTGCCAAAGCGGCTAAGAAAAGAATCTGTACCGTAGGAACAACTTCTATGCGTGCTGTAGAAAGTTCAGTTTCATCACAAAATACTTTAAATCCTTATGACGGTTGGACAAACAAATTTGTTTTTCCTCCTCACGATTTTAGTATCCCAACATGTATGATTACCAATTTTCACACACCAAAATCTACTTTATTAATGATGGTTTCTGCTTTCTGTGGTCATGATTTAATGAAAAGAGCATACGAAGAAGCAATCAAAGAAGAATACAAATTCTATTCTTACGGAGATGCCATGTTGATTATCTAATCACATTCAAAACTAAATACAAAGTCTCGTCAGCAATGGCGAGATTTTTTTTTCTGCAAACGTTTCTACAAACTGAATACTGCTATCTGATCACTGCCAACTGAATAAGGGCGTATTACGGGCTGTCCATTACAAGTTTTTACCCAAAACCAAAGTAATACTAGCACTCCGGGAGCTTCCTCTGGTCGCTTCCTCGTTGCTGTATTACTAAATGGTTTCAGGTAAAAAATTTTCATTTCCATCCCTAACGCAATTCGTTTCCATAAGAACTTCGTTGCTTTAAATGTAAAATACAGATTGAAAATATTTGAATTATTATTAAATTAATTTTTTTTGCTGACGATTTGTCTTTTTTCTTTATTCTGACATCTTTTCTCTGTTTTCTTTTTTCTATTTTTACGACTTTAAAACACCCAAAAAATGGATTTTCAAAACAGCTTAGAATTTGCACAACTACTCGATGCGCAAGATCATTTACATAAATACCAAGACGAATTTATTTTTCCAAAAGTCAATGATAAAAAGGTAATTTATTTCACAGGTAATTCTTTGGGATTGCAGCCCAAAAGAACAAAACAATATGTTGACGAAATAATGAACGATTGGGCAAATCTAGCCGTTGAAGGTCATTTTTATGCCGAAAAACCGTGGTGGGATTATCAAGAACGTTTTGCCAATCCGTTGAGTAAATTAGTTGGTGCTTTGCCAAGCGAAGTCACTGTGATGAATACTTTGACCGTAAATCTGCATCTTTTAATGGTTTCCTTTTACAGGCCAAAAGCCAAACGTTTCAAAATCATTTGCGAAGAAAAAGCCTTTCCTTCCGATCAATATATGTTTCAAAGCCAAGTGCATTTTCACGGTTATAAACCTGAAGATGCTATTGTAGAAATCAAACGTCGCGAAGGAGAACACAATATCCGTTTGGAAGATATTTTAGCAAAAATAGAAGAAGTAGGCGAGGAGCTGGCTTTGGTTTTAATAGGTGGAGTCAATTATTACACGGGACAAGTTTTCGATATGAAAACCATTACTGCCGCTGGACACAAACAAGGTGCTTATGTAGGTTGGGACTTGGCTCACGCCGCCGGAAATATTAAATTAGAATTGCACGATTGGAATGTTGATTTTGCCTCTTGGTGTAGTTACAAATACATGAACTCAGGACCAGGGAATGCTTCGGGTTGTTTTGTTCACGAAAAACATCACGACAATAAAGATTTGCCTCGATTTGCAGGTTGGTGGGGACATAACAAAGAACGTCGTTTCAAGATGGAACCCATTTTTGACCCAGTTCAAGGAGCGGGAGGTTGGCAAATAAGCAATCTGCCAATTTTGTCATTAGCACCTTATTTAGCTTCTGTTGAAATGTTTGACGAAATTGGAATGGATCAGTTAATCCTTAAAAGGGATAAAATTACTTCCTATCTAGAATTTATTCTGAACGAAATAAGCAAAGAAGTTCAAGGTTCCTTTGAGATAATTACTCCAAAAGAGTCATCCGAAAGAGCTTGTCAATTATCGGTCTTTTTGCATGGAGAAGGGCGAAGTCTTTTTGATTACTTGATGAAAAACGGCGTAATCACCGATTGGCGCGAACCCAATGTGATTCGTCTTGCACCAGTTCCTTTGTACACTTCTTATGAAGATATGTTTCACTTTGGACAAATTTTGAAAAAGGGGATTTTAGCAAAATAAAAAAACGGGAATAGTTGTAAAGACAATTCCCGTTTTTTTTGAAAAATAAATTTTTATTCTTTCTCTTTTGGAAATGGTTTCGTTGGGATTCCCTGTCTGGCATATTGAAAACGGTCTATGAGTTTGGGTAAAAAATAGCCGTCAACACCATTCAGGGCCATTACGTTACCTTTGTCCAGTTGCAACCAACCATCTTTGTGTTCTAAGATTTCGTCATAAAAAATATGCTCGATAGAGGCGATAATGTGGATTGTATTGTTTTCTTTGATGAGATATTCGTTTACAAATTTGCAATAAAGCTGTACAGGACTTCCTTTTACAAAAGGGATATTAATGCCTTCTTTGTATTCTTCTTCTAAATTGGTTTTGTCAAATTCTGAGATACCAGAATCATAATTTGCCGAAGTATGATGCGCATCCGCAATCATGTCTACGGTTACATGATTTACGGTAAAATATCCAGTTTCCATTATGTTTTTATAAGTGTCTCTTGGCACAATTGTGGGGCGAACAATAAATCCTATAAGTGAAGGACTACTGCCTAAATGTGTGACACTACTAAAAATGGCAACATTTGTATTGCCTTCGATGGATTTTGTGGCAATTAAATTGGCTGATTTAAATCCAGTACATGAATTAATTAGATTCAATTTTTCAATCTTCTCCATCTGAGAAATGGTATCTTTTGAAATGTGCTTCATGTGTTTTTAAATTTAGACAAATATAAGCAACGAGAATTTATTCCTATTAATTTTATTGAAAAAGCTCAATAATAAGATTGAATTTTAACTTTTATTATAGATATTGTCAATTTTAAACAAAAATAATAATAATAATGCGAAAAGTGATTCTAAAGCAATTTTATTTATATTTGATAAAAATTACTTAGTTTTAAAATTAATAGTTGAATTAATTGACCCGTTATTTTTTAATAGTATAAAAAATTAAGACTTAAAATCACCCCCAATGAAAAAAACAAAAAAAGGCCTACTGATTTTTCTTTTTTTAATACTTGGCTTAATTGGCATTTTTGTTATTTATGATTTATATCAAAAACCAAAATATGAGGGTAAATTACCTTTAAAAAATATTCAAAAAGAAACAACCGTTTATTTTGATGATTTTGGAGTGCCACATATTTATGCAACCAATCCAAAAGATGCAATGGTTGCTCTTGGATATGTGCATGCACAGGATCGATTATGGCAAATGGAATTATTAAGACGTATTGTTCCGGGCCGTCTCTCCGAAATATTTGGTTCAGTAGCTTTAAAAAACGATAAGTTTTTCGTCGGTTTAGGGATTGAAGAAGCTTCTCAGCAAGCAATCAAAAATTTAAATAAAAATGGCCCTGCTTATCAATTGACGATGGCTTATTTGGACGGAATCAATCAATACATCGAGCAGGGAACAACGCCTGTAGAATTTCAATTATTAGGCGTAAAAAAACAAAAGTTCACCATTGACGATGTGTATAATATTTTTGGATATATGTCTTTCAGTTTTGCAATGGCTCAAAAAACAGATCCGTTATTGACAGATATTCGAAACAAATATGGTATGGATTATCTAAAAGATTTTGGAATAGACGGCTCTTTCAACACAACTCGGATTAGAATTGCAAAGCAAAAATCTCAAGAATATACTGCAATCTCCAAATCAATTGCGTCACTTCTGGATCAATCTCCCGTAGCTCCTTTTGTTGGAAGTAACAGTTGGGTTATTGCTCCTCCAAAAACAAAAAACAAGAAAGTAATCTTTGCCAATGATCCGCATATTAATTTTTCACAACCAGGTACTTGGTATGAAGCGCACATAAGTACACCGCAATTTGAATTGTACGGATGTTACCTAGCAGGAACACCTTTTCCTTTATTGGGACACAATCGGGATTATGCATATGGTTTGACCATGTTTGAAAATGATGATGTTGATTTTTATCAAGAAGAAAATAATCCGAAAAACAGTAACCAATACATAACTGCAAAAGGTTTTCAGAATTATAGCATTAGAAAGAAAACAATAAAAGTAAAAGACACCTCTGATGTAAATTTGACTATAAAAGTAAGTCAGCACGGCCCCGTTATGAATGATTTATTGACAGGCCTAAAGAGTGATAAACCAGTAGCAATGTCTTGGATTTACACCCAACAACCCATCAGCAGTATTGAGGCTATTTATGCGATTTCGCATTCCAGATCAATGACCGATTTTCAAAATGGAGTTGCGCTTATTGCTGCACCAGGACTGAATGTGATGTATGGTGATGCCAAAGGGAATGTGGGTTGGTGGGCAAGTGGAAAACTCTATAAACACAATCCAGATGTGAATACCAATTTTATACTCGACGGGACAAGCGGAAAAGAGGAAATTGCAACCTACTTGGATTTCTCCAAAAATCCATCGGGTGTTAATCCAGATTGGAATTATGTGTATTCAGCAAACAATCAGCCTGAAGCAATAGATGGGTTTTTGTATCCAGGCTACTATCTTCCCGAAGACCGGGCAAAAAGAATCACACAATTGTTAGAAGAAAAATCAGATTGGGATAAGAAATCGGTAAGTAAAATGATAGTTGACAACACTTCTGCAATTGCTCCAATAGTAGTAAAAAGTTTGATTTCAAATCTGAATTTCAATTCGCTTTCCAAAACAGAAAAAGAAGCAATAACCATTTTGGAAGGATGGAATGGTTCAAACAACTTGAAAGATGTAGCACCAACGATTTACAATAAATGGATTTATTTGTATCTAAAAAATACTTTTCAGGATGAGTTGGGTTCTGATGGGTTTAAGCAATTTTTAGGAACCCATATTATGAAACAGGTTGTTGCCAGACAAATCTTGAATGTAAATTCGCCTTGGTGGGATAATATCAAGACCAAAAATCAAAAAGAAACCAGGACTCAAATTATAGCGCAATCTTTCAAAGAAGCAATAAATGATTTAGAAAAACAATTAGGAAAAAATCCAGCTGATTGGGAATGGAAAAAAGTTCATATTGTAGAATATGAACATCCAATTGGGAAAATTGCACTATTGCGACCTTTTTTTAATGTTGGTCCTTTTGCGGTTCCTGGTTCGAACGAGGTGATTAACAATCAATATTTTGATTTTGTAGAGGATGGATTTTATAAAGTAAAAGGCGGTCCATCAAGCCGAAGAATAATTGACTTCTCCGATATTGAAAATAGTTTAGGAATTTTGCCAACCGGTCAATCTGGAAATCCATTTAGTACGCATTATGACGATCAGGCAGAGTTGTACAATGCGGGGAAATTCAGAAAAATGAAAATGAACAAAGAAGAAATCATTAGAACATCAACAAAATTGATTTTTTATCCTAAAAAGAAGTAATATTAATCCCAGATGTATTTCCAAGAACCATCTTTTTGTTTTTTCCAAACGGTATGAAAAATGCCTTTGTAAATTTGTTCTTTTCCGGAAGCATCTGTAAATGTCCAAACGTATTTCCCATAGCTCGAAGCCATATCACCAGCATCAGAAACGGTTACGGCATCAGGAGACCAAGTAACAGTTGGATTTTTAATCTTTTGATTTAAATAATAATTTTTAATATTGGCTTTTCCAATGATTAAAGTATCGTGTTCTCTTTTTATTACGGCATTAGAATCGGCAAATTGATAAAAGCCTTCGGCAGGTCCCTTTTCGGCAACTAACTTTTCAAAATCTTTTTCAGTTTTGACAATCTCTAACTTTGCATATGTTAGGTTTTTAGTTTCAGACTTTGGTGAGCAACTATTCAAAATGAGGAGAATAAAGCAGAGTTTGATTATTTTTTTCATGAGTTGAAATTATTTTTTAAATATAAAATATACCGCCAAAATCAAACATAAAAAACCAGCAAGATGATTCCATCGTAAGGTTTCGTTTTTAAAAAACAGTAAAGAGAACAATACAAAAATGACTAAAGTAATCACCTCTTGAATTACCTTGAGCTGCATCAAAGAAAAAGGACCTCCATTGCCTTCATAACCAATTCTGTTGGCGGGAACCTGAAAGCAATATTCGAACAAAGCCAAACCCCAACTTATTAGAACAATGGTAATCAAACCTGCATTCTCAAACCATTTTAACTCTTTGAATTTAAGGTGTCCGTACCAAGCCAATGTCATAAACACATTTGATAGTATTAATAAACCAATTGTGGCGTATGCTTTCATATTATTTTATTCTAAAGGAAATTTGGAGTTGTTTTATTTTTTAAACATTTTAGACAAAATACCAAAAGCACCTCTAATAAAAGTAGCGCTGGTTACTACTTTCAAAACCGATTTTGTAACCACACTTGCTGTACTGGGTTCGGCACTTTCTTTCTTGTTTTCTTGTTCTGTGACTGCTTGTTCTTGTGCTGATTCAATTTTTTTGGTCAGCATCTCATAAGCGCTTTCGCGATCGAGAACTTCACTGTATTTTTTAACCAACTTTGATTTAGCATTAATTTCTTGAATTTCTGCATCGGTCAAAACATCCATTCGGCTCATGGGAGCACGCATCATGGTGGCCACAAGAGGGGTCGGAATTCCTTTTTCGTTCAAAGCCGTTACAAAAGCCTCTCCAATTCCTAAACTGGTTAAAACTTCGTCTGTTTTGTAATATGCGGAGGTCGGATAATTATCTGCAGATTGTTTGATTGCTTGTCTGTCGTTGGCTGTAAATGCCCTCAAGGCGTGTTGTATCTTCAATCCGAGTTGTGCCAGAACACCACTTGGTATATCCATTGGGTTTTGAGTTACAAAATAAACGCCAATTCCTTTGGAACGAATCAATTTTACTATGGTTTCAATTTGCTCTAATAATGCCTTGCTGGCTTCATTAAAAATCAGATGTGCTTCGTCTATAAAAATAACCAATTCCGGTTGATCTGCATCTCCTTTTTCGGGCATTTGTTGGTATATTTCGGCTAATAAACTCAACATAAAAGTCGAAAATAATTTAGGTTTGTCTTGAATGTCGGTTAGCCGAATAATATTAATATATCCTTTTCCGTTTTCATCCAGACGCATTAAATCATCAATTTCAAATGACATTTCGCCA
Coding sequences within:
- the aroA gene encoding 3-phosphoshikimate 1-carboxyvinyltransferase encodes the protein MNLLLQTSQLDLQDQIAITGSKSETNRLLLLQALYPNITLANTSNSDDSEVMQKALVGNEEIVDIHHAGTAMRFLTAYFAVNEGREVVLTGSQRMTERPIKVLVEALQQLGAQITYEKEEGYPPIRIKGQKITAHKVSIPANVSSQYISALLLIAPKLENGIELTLVGEITSVPYIKMTLALLNDLDIQTSFIGNIIKVYPKKEVTTKVMTVESDWSSASYFFSLAALAKTASISLTSYKETSLQGDSALVEIYKQMGVTSHFDGDKLTLTKQEDFVCADLNLDLNNTPDIAQTIVVTCLGLGIGCYLTGLHTLKIKETDRLEALRIELTKLGANISVTNDSLTLIATKSINPEIRIDTYNDHRMAMAFAPLGLKVPIIINNADVVSKSYPDFWEDLKKIGFLMIQKWSFT
- a CDS encoding DUF3857 domain-containing protein translates to MKKYKVVVGLLLIVLSINVHAQEFKLGKVTIAELQQKQHPKDTSAVAAILFEKGSVHYEDLVTITTVKTKIKIYKKDGFNWANKEVAHYLQGERVAFSDAITYNLVDGKIEKTKLKSEGEFETKINKYFGQKKIAMPNVKEGSIIEFEYTIRSENFGSLRDWYFQTSIPVNYTEYKVKTPKFLTFNKRSKGFIYPRLSSEPTYNQETSTVFTLENVPALKEETLVNNIDNYKASVSYELALVNIPGYAYKEFATDWNAVVKTIFEYDDFGPELNKTGYFEDDLKAVIAGLSKQDDIIVAVLNYVKSTVKWNDYKGYSCNDGVKQAYKDKTGNVAEINLMLTAMLRTSGLKANPVLLSTRDNGITLFPSSTAFNYVIAAVETPEGLILLDATSKFSTPNVLPFEDLNWFGRLIRKDGTSEEVDLMPKKASNDNITMNYAIDATGKITGKLRRQRTDHNAMKFRLEVENVKEDDYLEKLENENEKIEIADYRRTNEKDVQLPVTETCSFSGTNLCEIIGEKMYISPLLFFTKEHNPFKQETREYPVDYGFPFIDKYTINIDIPEGYVVELLPKSAQFNMEDDLGSFKFLSNAAGNKIQFSVSHQINTPIVSAEYYSMLKEYYQGMIAKETEKIILKKV
- a CDS encoding nucleotide pyrophosphohydrolase encodes the protein MNLKNAQLDVDTWIKEHGVRYFNELTNMAQLTEEVGEVARIIARRYGEQSEKESDKNKDLGEELADVVFVVLCLANQTGIDLQSAFDKKMDLKSVRDKDRHKNNDKLK
- the queA gene encoding tRNA preQ1(34) S-adenosylmethionine ribosyltransferase-isomerase QueA is translated as MKLSHFQFNLPKELLAEYPAENRDESRLMVIDRKKQTIEHKMFKDVIDYFDDGDVLILNNTKVFPARLYGNKEKTGARIEVFLLRELNAEQRLWDVLVDPARKIRIGNKLYFGDDDSLVAEVIDNTTSRGRTLRFLYDGSYEEFRNKLTELGETPIPKYISRDVTPEDAERYQTIYAKEEGAVAAPTAGLHFSKHLLKRLEIKGIKFAEVTLHVGLGTFNPVEVEDLSKHKMDSEELKITQEACDIVNAAKAAKKRICTVGTTSMRAVESSVSSQNTLNPYDGWTNKFVFPPHDFSIPTCMITNFHTPKSTLLMMVSAFCGHDLMKRAYEEAIKEEYKFYSYGDAMLII
- a CDS encoding DUF3857 domain-containing protein: MRNFKIIFSLLFFFLTISTNAQNFELGKVSVAELKEKQHSKDTSAVAAILFKNGKTTFTYSGDRGFTAITEVTMRIKIYKKKGYDWANFSVPYYVGYEHYNDDVVKFSNAVTYNLVNGAIEKTKLNSEGSFKKNVNEYWNEASITLPNVKEGSIIEFKYVLKSENIVKFPVFNFQYEIPVNSAEYITSIPYFFTYKPIRIGYFDLKVDAKVVDGSFNFEDKNHQTVMLSFKQIRSKYTAENIPALEEESFVDNIQNYRSSVHHELEKTNFPDEKEKNYSKDWDGVTKTIYAEKEFGKELEERDFFLDNIKAILKGIDSKEERLNVIFKFVQNKMNWNNENGYYTDKGVKQAYINQIGNVAEINFILIAMLKSAGIEASPVLVSTLEHGIPVFPNRTVFNYVIAAANIDGKEILLDASHKYTTQNILPLNVLNWTGRLIKQEGISQEIDLVPTKPSAKYYTIMVKVDNAGKIEGKYRVQKTDYEAYSFRDKYAEMNTDNYLEKIENDLNGIKIKDYTIENKKSDLDKPVIETFTFASDNHCEVIGEKLFINPMLFFTQSQNPFIQEVRQMPIYFGYPTQERYNISFEIPEGYAVESLPQPMKIFSDGKELSFSINTVSQGNRVQILVTKEINMAIVSADFYGAIKEFYQKMIDKQNEKIVLKKIQP